The following proteins come from a genomic window of Halobaculum sp. MBLA0147:
- a CDS encoding sugar phosphate isomerase/epimerase family protein — MEIGAAVGPYLDTATELPEQFAFVEFGLGEGEITREEFAPDAVREVLAETGLDPVVHLPYHQPIATPVPEIDAATAAYVDELCEVAASVGVERAVAHPSARGAGHATETLIDRLAELSDRAAAHGVEVCFETVGYAGGLSLDRVGELATAADVSVCLDVGYAAAEADTEGVVEFLRTRGDRVAHLHVHDVRHRGDTHLPVGSGDVEFDALGPVIAETVSDATASVEVFTDDAEYLATSAERFRAALAGDL; from the coding sequence ATGGAGATCGGAGCCGCCGTCGGGCCGTACCTCGACACCGCCACGGAGTTGCCCGAACAGTTCGCGTTCGTCGAGTTCGGTCTCGGCGAGGGAGAGATCACGCGTGAGGAGTTCGCGCCGGACGCCGTCCGCGAGGTGCTCGCGGAGACCGGACTCGACCCGGTCGTCCACCTCCCGTACCACCAGCCGATCGCGACCCCGGTGCCGGAGATCGACGCCGCGACGGCGGCGTACGTCGACGAGTTGTGCGAGGTGGCGGCGAGTGTCGGCGTCGAGCGGGCGGTCGCACACCCGAGTGCTCGCGGCGCGGGCCACGCGACGGAGACGCTGATCGACCGACTCGCGGAACTGTCGGACCGCGCCGCGGCACACGGCGTCGAGGTGTGTTTCGAGACCGTCGGCTACGCCGGTGGACTCTCGTTGGACCGAGTCGGCGAACTCGCGACGGCCGCGGACGTGAGCGTCTGTCTCGACGTGGGGTACGCGGCCGCGGAGGCGGACACGGAGGGTGTCGTCGAGTTCCTCCGAACCCGTGGCGACCGCGTCGCTCACCTCCACGTCCACGACGTGCGCCACCGCGGCGACACACACCTCCCGGTCGGTAGCGGCGACGTAGAGTTCGACGCGCTCGGCCCGGTGATCGCCGAGACCGTGTCCGACGCGACCGCCTCCGTCGAGGTGTTCACCGACGACGCAGAGTACCTCGCCACCTCCGCCGAGCGGTTCCGTGCCGCACTCGCCGGTGATCTCTGA
- a CDS encoding DUF6293 family protein, which translates to MQLHPDRVHVVPLQYEYDRVIEPLRSHGADVVYLLYDETLPERPTYWDELGAEITDGVVAESDCHWIGADHGDPYDVFGLVTTLSQHHLEDSTGVNVATGSTLAAIGAAFGCMDTDTAAQAYYPHAASRAVDGTEEPVTSGYDGETELVEYPIWSPSREQVAMLAVVTVESDSVADPKKRTLIDRGLELAVRHDETLPFVEGAVAAAADDRADGEPIEFGTHLSRSEQVSAYARLSSHVTDPLEDRGYLETRESGRQVILEPTETGRKTLQAFRHEIESLLDPLSEIYRRSGIPDAEVPDWLEPDLPEY; encoded by the coding sequence ATGCAACTCCACCCAGACCGCGTCCACGTCGTCCCGCTCCAGTACGAGTACGACAGAGTGATCGAACCGCTCCGGAGCCACGGTGCGGACGTGGTGTACCTCCTGTACGACGAGACACTGCCGGAACGGCCGACGTACTGGGACGAGTTGGGTGCGGAGATCACCGACGGGGTCGTCGCCGAGAGCGACTGCCACTGGATCGGTGCCGACCACGGCGACCCCTACGACGTGTTCGGACTCGTGACGACGCTGTCACAACACCACTTGGAAGACAGCACCGGGGTGAACGTCGCGACGGGGAGCACGCTCGCGGCCATCGGCGCGGCGTTCGGCTGTATGGACACGGACACGGCGGCACAGGCGTACTACCCCCACGCGGCCTCGCGTGCCGTCGACGGAACCGAGGAGCCGGTCACGTCCGGCTACGACGGGGAGACGGAACTGGTCGAGTACCCGATCTGGTCCCCCTCCCGGGAGCAGGTCGCGATGCTGGCCGTCGTCACCGTCGAGAGCGACTCCGTCGCAGACCCGAAGAAACGCACGTTGATCGACCGCGGGCTGGAGTTGGCGGTCCGGCACGACGAGACGCTCCCGTTCGTCGAGGGGGCGGTCGCGGCCGCCGCGGACGACCGCGCCGACGGCGAGCCGATCGAGTTCGGCACCCACCTCTCGCGGAGCGAACAGGTGAGTGCCTACGCCCGCCTGAGCAGTCACGTCACCGACCCGCTGGAGGACCGGGGCTACCTGGAGACGCGCGAGTCCGGCCGACAGGTGATCCTCGAACCGACGGAGACCGGCCGGAAGACGCTGCAGGCGTTCCGCCACGAGATCGAGTCGCTGCTGGACCCGCTGTCCGAGATCTACCGCCGCAGCGGCATCCCCGACGCCGAAGTCCCCGACTGGCTCGAACCCGACCTTCCGGAGTACTGA
- a CDS encoding RPA12/RPB9/RPC11 RNA polymerase family protein translates to MQFCDECGSMMHTEGDTWVCGSCDNVDERDPEAEAAMTTRDGQRDDGAPDVADATRDADETVAEPCPAEDCDGERANYEMLPKPGGSYEVRLFTCVECGHKWRGS, encoded by the coding sequence ATGCAATTCTGTGACGAGTGTGGCTCGATGATGCACACGGAGGGCGACACGTGGGTGTGCGGGTCGTGTGACAACGTCGACGAGCGGGACCCGGAGGCGGAGGCGGCGATGACGACGCGGGACGGACAGCGAGACGACGGCGCACCCGACGTGGCCGACGCGACCCGAGACGCCGACGAGACGGTCGCAGAGCCGTGTCCGGCGGAGGACTGCGACGGCGAGCGGGCGAACTACGAGATGCTGCCGAAACCGGGCGGCTCCTACGAGGTCCGCCTGTTCACCTGCGTCGAGTGTGGTCACAAGTGGCGCGGGTCCTGA
- a CDS encoding ABC transporter ATP-binding protein yields MSDTGPRLRVDEVTKRYGETTVVSDVSFEADVGVLGLLGPNGAGKSTLLRTIAGVTSPTSGRIEWDGEDVTDTPAAIRRVCGYLPQRFGVYPNLTAREYLDYVAALEGVPSDTAADRIERLLETVNLSDAADERLGTFSGGMRRRVGLAATLLSDPALVIVDEPTAGLDPAERVRFRNLVTRLGERRVVVFSTHVVPDVEATATDVVLLADGRVVERGRPASLIDRVAGHCWTVETDREGVSDLRERYRVRSTTRTSDGVTVDVIATERPTPDAEPREPTLEDAYLDIVDTAATRAVDPGVVER; encoded by the coding sequence GTGAGCGACACCGGTCCCCGCCTCCGTGTCGACGAGGTGACGAAACGGTACGGAGAGACGACCGTCGTCTCCGACGTGAGTTTCGAGGCCGACGTGGGCGTGCTCGGACTCCTCGGACCGAACGGCGCCGGGAAGTCGACCCTCCTGCGGACGATCGCGGGAGTGACGAGTCCGACGAGTGGGCGGATCGAGTGGGACGGCGAGGACGTGACCGACACGCCGGCCGCGATCCGACGGGTGTGTGGGTACCTCCCACAGCGGTTCGGCGTCTACCCGAACCTCACCGCCCGCGAGTACCTGGACTACGTCGCCGCGCTGGAGGGGGTGCCGTCGGACACCGCCGCCGACCGGATCGAGCGGCTGCTGGAGACCGTGAACCTCTCCGACGCGGCGGACGAGCGGTTGGGAACCTTCTCCGGGGGGATGCGTCGCAGGGTCGGCCTCGCGGCGACGCTGCTGTCGGACCCGGCGTTGGTGATCGTCGACGAGCCGACCGCGGGGCTGGACCCGGCCGAGCGTGTCCGCTTCAGGAATCTGGTGACCCGACTGGGCGAACGGCGAGTCGTCGTGTTCTCCACACACGTCGTCCCCGACGTGGAGGCGACGGCGACCGACGTGGTGTTGCTCGCCGACGGCCGCGTCGTCGAGCGGGGCCGACCGGCGTCGTTGATCGACCGGGTGGCGGGTCACTGCTGGACCGTCGAGACGGATCGAGAGGGCGTGAGCGACCTCCGGGAGCGGTACCGGGTGCGTTCGACGACACGGACGAGCGACGGCGTGACTGTGGACGTGATCGCGACGGAGCGACCCACGCCCGACGCCGAACCTCGGGAGCCGACGCTGGAGGACGCCTACCTCGACATCGTCGACACGGCCGCCACCCGAGCGGTCGACCCAGGGGTGGTCGAGCGGTGA
- a CDS encoding CPBP family intramembrane glutamic endopeptidase — protein sequence MSTRIGTRVRSIGQSAPATTYFVLALALSWSVWVPSLLAGVEAGVVVGAFGPAVAAAIVTRLRGDSVRAWLRSVLDPRTDLRWYLVALGLPAVWAVAIVGGLSLWTGSADWSVLVGLPPQIPSALVATTLLYGGNEEFGWRGFALPVLQERTDAATASVVVGVVWTVWHIPMFLLGVDSYGSVVVLPAYAVVVVGVSVVFTWLYNESGPSILPVMLCHGMFNVVMDPAAAAGTTSTALRYLSQTVPIWVTALVALAVYGRTRVAGSLVDTRSWRDAVDGGEHA from the coding sequence ATGTCGACGCGAATCGGAACACGCGTTCGGTCGATCGGACAGTCGGCTCCGGCAACCACCTACTTCGTGCTGGCGCTGGCACTGAGTTGGAGCGTGTGGGTGCCGTCGCTGCTCGCCGGCGTCGAGGCCGGGGTCGTCGTCGGGGCGTTCGGACCGGCGGTCGCCGCGGCGATCGTCACACGCCTCCGTGGAGACAGCGTCCGCGCCTGGCTCCGCAGCGTGCTCGATCCCCGCACCGACCTGCGGTGGTACCTCGTCGCACTCGGGCTACCTGCGGTGTGGGCCGTCGCCATCGTCGGCGGTCTGTCGCTGTGGACCGGGTCGGCCGACTGGAGTGTCCTCGTCGGACTCCCGCCGCAGATCCCGTCGGCTCTCGTCGCCACGACGCTGCTCTACGGCGGGAACGAGGAGTTCGGGTGGCGTGGGTTCGCGTTGCCGGTCCTGCAGGAGCGGACGGACGCCGCGACCGCGAGCGTCGTCGTCGGTGTCGTCTGGACGGTGTGGCACATCCCGATGTTCCTGCTAGGTGTCGACTCGTACGGGTCGGTGGTGGTGCTCCCGGCGTACGCCGTCGTCGTCGTCGGTGTCTCGGTGGTGTTCACCTGGCTGTACAACGAGAGCGGGCCGAGTATCCTCCCGGTGATGCTGTGTCACGGGATGTTCAACGTCGTGATGGACCCCGCCGCGGCGGCGGGCACGACATCGACGGCGCTCCGGTACCTCTCACAGACCGTCCCGATCTGGGTGACGGCACTGGTCGCGCTCGCGGTGTACGGACGGACGCGAGTCGCCGGCTCGCTCGTGGACACGAGAAGTTGGCGCGACGCCGTCGACGGAGGTGAACACGCGTGA
- a CDS encoding ArsR/SmtB family transcription factor, with protein sequence MADEGDLEAIGAVLEDDTTRRILAETSSEPMTVNQLATHVDASKPTIYRRIERLEDHDLVAATIHPSETGPHEKVFRATFDRVVVSLEDGTYTYDIERTERMSDRLTRFVDKL encoded by the coding sequence ATGGCGGACGAGGGGGACCTCGAGGCGATCGGTGCGGTTCTCGAGGACGACACGACCCGTCGTATCCTCGCCGAGACCAGCAGTGAACCCATGACAGTCAACCAGTTGGCGACACACGTCGACGCCTCGAAGCCGACCATCTACCGTCGCATCGAGCGACTCGAGGACCACGATCTGGTCGCTGCGACCATCCACCCGTCGGAGACGGGCCCCCACGAGAAGGTGTTCCGAGCGACGTTCGACCGGGTGGTCGTCAGCCTCGAAGACGGGACGTACACGTACGACATCGAGCGGACCGAACGGATGTCCGACCGCCTGACACGGTTCGTCGACAAACTCTGA
- a CDS encoding DUF6176 family protein codes for MADVALTKQRVAPDRVDRLREWMAEVKTRESEALETLAHEGMVAEAAFLDEGPEETYLFYYMEAEDVDAVHEAFESSPYEIDREHAAVLREVAAEEQPDEQPELLYHLVDGDAAREQDGGFSPGGVEPADAADESDGDPDAADESGDDSTE; via the coding sequence GTGGCAGACGTCGCACTCACCAAGCAGCGCGTGGCACCGGACCGCGTCGACCGACTCCGCGAGTGGATGGCCGAGGTGAAGACCCGCGAGTCGGAGGCGTTGGAGACACTCGCCCACGAGGGGATGGTCGCGGAGGCGGCGTTCCTCGACGAGGGACCGGAGGAGACGTACCTGTTCTACTACATGGAGGCCGAAGACGTCGACGCGGTTCACGAGGCGTTCGAGTCGTCACCGTACGAGATCGACCGCGAACACGCGGCGGTGCTCCGCGAGGTCGCCGCCGAGGAGCAACCGGACGAGCAGCCGGAACTCCTCTACCACCTCGTCGACGGCGACGCCGCCCGCGAGCAGGACGGCGGCTTCTCGCCCGGCGGTGTCGAGCCCGCGGACGCGGCGGACGAATCCGACGGCGACCCGGACGCGGCGGACGAGTCCGGCGACGACTCGACGGAGTGA
- a CDS encoding FAD/NAD(P)-binding protein: MTGPCEWVIVGGGVHGVCVAAHLRAAGYGTDEMRIVDPHEEFLATFEQRAHRSGTQTLRSPVGHHLDVPSDSLERFASERNRTRELIGTTDYPNRPSLSLFLDHAHWTVDRWDLEETHVMTTATGISSAEGADADAGCGGAARPPTPGEGPLHVETPVGDVRGRRVVLAVGLDGGLRVPEWAASLPDGAAVSHVWDEDLDTDALLAADERPVVVGGGVTAGQFACRLGEQRDATLLCRSSLDVSQAEAPTAWTRPSHVEGTLHRLPPGAPERYELIEAARNDGTVPPYLTVRLRQARRDGGLAARQREVVAATVDDAGAESGSACPETACAGTGRPLRLRTASGETVADARVVLATGVESVAEHSLVGAVADELSLARGEHDYPILDDDTLAWRRRDGSRSRVHVSGALAVTSVGPLSPNVVGARMAAERLCRVADRSFDRDAVARPGRV, encoded by the coding sequence GTGACCGGGCCGTGTGAGTGGGTGATCGTCGGCGGCGGCGTCCACGGCGTCTGTGTGGCCGCACACCTTCGGGCGGCGGGGTACGGCACCGACGAGATGCGGATCGTCGACCCACACGAGGAGTTCCTCGCGACCTTCGAGCAGCGCGCCCACCGCTCCGGGACACAGACGCTCCGGTCGCCCGTGGGCCACCACCTCGACGTCCCGTCGGACTCGCTGGAGCGGTTCGCGAGCGAGCGGAACCGCACGCGGGAGTTGATCGGCACGACCGACTACCCGAACCGGCCGTCACTGTCGCTGTTCTTGGATCACGCACACTGGACCGTCGACCGGTGGGACCTCGAGGAGACCCACGTGATGACGACCGCGACGGGAATCTCGTCAGCCGAGGGCGCAGACGCCGACGCCGGCTGTGGTGGCGCCGCGCGCCCGCCGACACCCGGCGAGGGACCCCTCCACGTCGAGACACCGGTCGGCGACGTTCGTGGTCGCCGAGTGGTGTTAGCCGTCGGGTTGGACGGCGGGTTGCGCGTCCCGGAGTGGGCCGCGTCGCTGCCGGACGGTGCCGCCGTCTCGCACGTCTGGGACGAAGATCTGGACACGGACGCGTTGCTGGCCGCCGACGAGCGCCCCGTGGTGGTCGGCGGCGGCGTCACGGCCGGCCAGTTCGCCTGTCGACTCGGCGAGCAGCGCGACGCGACGCTGTTGTGTCGGAGTTCACTCGACGTGTCACAGGCAGAGGCGCCGACTGCGTGGACCCGGCCCAGCCACGTCGAGGGGACGCTCCACCGCCTCCCACCCGGCGCGCCAGAACGGTACGAACTGATCGAGGCGGCACGCAACGACGGCACCGTCCCGCCGTACCTCACGGTACGACTGCGGCAGGCACGTCGGGACGGCGGACTCGCGGCGCGCCAGCGCGAAGTCGTCGCCGCCACCGTCGACGACGCGGGAGCGGAGAGCGGGTCGGCGTGCCCCGAGACGGCGTGTGCCGGGACGGGGCGACCGCTCCGACTCCGGACCGCGTCGGGCGAGACGGTCGCGGACGCACGGGTCGTGCTCGCGACCGGCGTGGAGTCCGTCGCCGAGCACTCGCTGGTTGGCGCGGTCGCCGACGAACTGTCGTTGGCGCGCGGCGAGCACGACTACCCGATCCTCGACGACGACACCCTCGCCTGGCGTCGGCGAGACGGGAGTCGCTCGCGAGTGCACGTCAGCGGCGCGCTCGCCGTCACCTCGGTCGGGCCGCTGTCGCCGAACGTCGTCGGCGCGCGGATGGCCGCCGAACGACTCTGTCGGGTCGCGGACCGGAGTTTCGACCGCGACGCCGTCGCACGACCGGGGCGTGTCTGA
- the nikR gene encoding nickel-responsive transcriptional regulator NikR, with amino-acid sequence MTVVSVSMPQELLDRLDEFSEDHGYTGRSEVIREASRNLLGEFEDKKLEGRELMGVVTVVFDYDTTSVEEKMMRLRHDHEETVVSNFHSHVGGHHCMELFILEGDLEEISTFVGKIRATKDTLTVDYSVLPVDDFGPLADV; translated from the coding sequence GTGACAGTCGTCAGTGTCTCGATGCCACAGGAACTGCTGGATCGGCTCGACGAGTTCTCCGAGGATCACGGGTACACCGGCCGCAGCGAGGTGATCCGGGAGGCGAGTCGGAACCTCCTCGGGGAGTTCGAGGACAAGAAGTTGGAGGGACGGGAGCTGATGGGCGTGGTGACGGTGGTCTTCGACTACGACACGACGAGCGTCGAAGAGAAGATGATGCGACTCCGGCACGACCACGAGGAGACGGTCGTCTCGAACTTCCACAGTCACGTGGGCGGTCACCACTGTATGGAACTGTTCATCCTGGAGGGCGACCTGGAGGAGATCTCGACGTTCGTCGGGAAGATCCGTGCGACGAAGGACACCCTCACCGTCGACTACTCCGTCCTCCCGGTCGACGACTTCGGACCGCTTGCGGACGTCTGA
- a CDS encoding DUF4260 domain-containing protein, translating into MNTTRFGRLDPTPTRLLRVEGLAAFVAATAAFAWLGGPIWLYVVLAFAPDLAMLGCLAGPRVGARLYNLVHTYTAPALLGGAGLVSGTPLAVLVALVWTAHVGADRLVGYGLEYPTTFGDTHRDRLATTAKREDGGGEHVDTERRVDGTVVTPAGSDRSGADGVTRTGARR; encoded by the coding sequence ATGAACACGACACGATTCGGCCGACTCGACCCGACACCGACCCGACTCCTCCGGGTGGAGGGACTGGCCGCGTTCGTCGCCGCGACGGCGGCGTTCGCGTGGCTCGGCGGGCCGATCTGGCTGTACGTGGTACTCGCGTTCGCTCCCGACCTCGCGATGCTGGGGTGCCTCGCCGGCCCACGCGTGGGGGCGAGACTGTACAACCTCGTACACACGTACACCGCACCCGCACTGCTCGGCGGTGCGGGACTGGTGTCGGGAACACCACTGGCCGTGCTCGTCGCGCTCGTCTGGACCGCCCACGTCGGCGCGGACCGCCTCGTCGGATACGGACTCGAGTACCCGACGACGTTCGGCGACACACACCGCGACCGCCTCGCGACGACTGCGAAGCGTGAGGACGGTGGAGGGGAACACGTCGATACCGAACGACGTGTCGACGGAACGGTGGTCACACCCGCCGGGAGCGATCGGAGCGGCGCAGACGGAGTGACTCGGACCGGTGCTCGGCGGTAG